In a single window of the Pseudorca crassidens isolate mPseCra1 chromosome 9, mPseCra1.hap1, whole genome shotgun sequence genome:
- the ATM gene encoding serine-protein kinase ATM isoform X3 has translation MSLALNDLLICCRQLEHDRATERRKEVEKFKRLIQDPETVQHLDQHSDSKQGKYLNWDAVFRVLQKYIQKETECLRTAKPNVSTSTQATRQKKMQEISSLVKYFIKCANKRAPRLKCQELLNYIMETVKDSSNGAIYGADCSNILLKDVLSVRKYWCEISQQQWTDCFLKYVQ, from the exons ATGAGTCTAGCACTTAATGATCTGCTTATTTGCTGCCGTCAACTAGAACATGATAGAGCTACAGAACGAAGG aaagagGTTGAGAAATTTAAGCGCCTGATTCAGGATCCTGAAACCGTTCAACATTTAGATCAGCATTCAGATTCCAAACAAGGGAAATATTTGAATTGGGATGCTGTTTTTAG AGTTTTACAGAAATATATTCAGAAAGAAACGGAATGTCTGAGAACAGCAAAACCAAATGTATCAACCTCAACACAAGCCACCAGGCagaaaaagatgcaagaaatcaGTAGCTTAGTCAAATACTTCATCAAATGTGCAAATAAAA gagcACCCAGGCTAAAATGTCAAGAACTCTTGAATTATATCATGGAGACAGTGAAAGATTCATCTAATGGTGCCATTTATGGAGCTGATTGTAGCAACATATTGCTGAAGGACGTTCTTTCAGTGAGAAAGTACTGGTGTGAAATATCTCAGCAACAGTGGACAG